The Nicotiana sylvestris chromosome 6, ASM39365v2, whole genome shotgun sequence genomic sequence TTGCTTGGTGGTgtttaaatattgaagaaattaaATTGATAGCAATAGCAAATCATGCCTTTTCAGCAACttaattttctttgttttcttgtgGGCAAACTAATACATTGCTACTTTTTTTGCTTTGAAAATCTTTCCAAAGAGTTTTTGCTGAAAGACACTTGAAAAAAATATTCCTGTAATTTTTACAAGTTTATTTCTTGTTTCTGATGTGTTACATGTATTATGGGGTAAGTGGATCAGTAAATCATTTCTTGCAAGTGAGGCATTTGCAGTGTACTTTATGAATATTACGAATGttttaatttcaaaaattacATCTTCAACAGTGTGTAACCTATTATAAAACCCTGAGATCAATAAAGGAACAAGGTGAATAGATATCCTTTGTTGTACACCtattattgttgttttataaaGGTCATGCATAGTAGGGATTTCCTCATCCTCTATAAAGGTCAATTGTTCTTGTAGTCAAGGTAATTGTAGTAGGCACCTTGCaccagaaaaagaaaataaaagggcTTTGGTTCTAATCCCTTTTTGTGGTTTCTTAAGGTGAATTCATATATTTATCCCCTCTTTAAGCAATATTATGTGAGTAATAGACTATTATACTGTTATGTGGATTCTTAAGCATGAGCTATTCTTGGTGCAGGACCGTAGGTTGGTAATGAAGAGCAAATTCAATTGTCAGGATTCTTGAAAAATTTGTTCTTCCCAAGATAGTTTGACAAACTTAAGACTACATATTTGAAATAGCTAAGTGTGAGGAGTACTTGTATTACACACAATTATGGATCATTAATATCAGATGTGAAAACAATAAtgaataaacaaacaaatattgTATCAGGTTGAGAGGATTTTCTCTTCTTCATGTTGGCTCACTCCTGCTATATACAAGGAATTGTTGTCCAGATTAGCTTTAAGCCCCGATATAATTAACAAGTGATTGAAAGCTTGGAATTTGAGAACTAATCCAAATTAGAGTGTCTTTGAAGGTCACATGTACATTCACTATTTAATTGAAGATAAACACTTACATGTTGGCATATAGTTAGTGTTGAAACATTTACGATTTCTGTTGTCCGTTGTTTTGTTATGATACTGTTATTTAACAGATTTAACCATATAAGTTTTTTCTATTTGATGACCTTTGAATCTTCCATTCTAGATAATTTGGAGCCAAGAAAGGTTCGTGGGCCTACTTTACTAAAAGATATTTGGAAACTTCCTCTGTAGAAGTTAGTTAATGTGTCGTCTGAATCTGGAAAGCTAGTTTCTTCAGTGAAAGCTTAAGGCAGTGTTTTGTAGTGAGTGTAGAAGAAAAGCTCAAATATTTTTCTGGTTATTGCTGGAAAAGTTGTTATCAACAATATCAAACCAACAGGTAAACTAATCTCTCCTATTACATTTGATATGTAATGTGGATCCAATTTTAGCATCTGCATTAAACCAAATATAGTAATTAAGAGATGATGAAAATGAATAATATATACTGACAGGAGGGACATAATATCTTTTTCAGCTATGAGAATTGGTCTGATATGCTATAAATCATCTTGAGGCACACTAGATCATAGCTAGTATTAGTCATATGACACAAGAGATTGTAATGTTAAAAGGAAGCTATAAGATTTATCTACTTCAACTTATAGTAAAAATCTTAAAGTCTTCCGAGGGATGTTGAAAGCTTAATGACACTACCTATCTTCACTTATCCTTAGTCCCGTTTGTTTACTACAATATAGCTTACCCTGTATTCTTTCCAATTTCTTTTCCAGATGCATCTTAGAAGTCACTAAGTAAAagattgtttaccgtgaaaatggtaacaacaattaaatttataaacgggactctaaaaatatgtgatctaattttatgctagttgttagagcagtagATGCTAAGAGTATAAGGTTTAACGaagaaatacaagctaaaacggggtaGTAATGAAACCGAGATGCTTGCATCCCGAGCCTCAGATTGGTTGATGAAGGACCTCGAGGTTGATAtctggctcgagctcgagctaccgggggtagtcgggaatgggataacagttaaggtatgatcaaacaaggctctggatggccaataccaagaaataaatgaagaacagtATGAAAACAGTAAACGCTAAGAGTAGCCTCGAGCTAGTAAGgacgagcaagttagaaagaaaagagagagagagatattattgatctggtggagaatagttggagcaacatcagccctttacaaagtggcatggattccctttatataggagagggaatacaatatagtacagagtgcattaaatataaagatatggagatgggacggctaggcacGATGCTAGACCCTGCTGATGATGGCTGCTTGCCTCGGGAATTCCCTACCCTCGGAACCTTTGTTGGATCGTGGGCGAACCTCAGGGGAGGGAGCTCGATCGTAGTCCTGCAGCCTCGAGATACTGATATGACCCTCTGAATGCACCTTAGTGGCGAGAAATAGactcctccgatttcaccgtatacagatagtctccacgTTTCCTAGAATGAAGTAATAGGAAATGATTTTGAACCGTCGTCTCGAGGTCATCATTGTCGTGAAGTCAACCATTTAAGAGCATTAAATGGCATATTCCAGAGAACTGTGCAAGGTTGCCATCATATGCAGTAATCGAGAAACCCACGAACTGCCATTGGCTCGTCCCTTCCGCTTCCCCAGCGGTTCCTATAAATGCATCGCTTGCTTGACACTTTCCACTTTCACCCCACTTCCAAGCTCATGagtaagaatttttgtatttgacAACCCTTCATCTTTTCATAAAAGGATTTTTACCATTGACATGGCTAGTACCTCTAGGACGGTTCCCCGACGGAATGACGCTGCATCATCATTCTGATCGCCTATGGAAGAAACCATAGCGATTCCCTCCTTGGAACAATGTACCCCACCTAATCTCGACGTGTCAGAGGATTTTAATGTCGATGCCACTTCATCTACACCGGGCCGATGCAAGCATGTGTCTCGATACGTTAGCGTTGTGACCGATATTAGAAAGGTGAGGAAGGACTATCGATGGAGCAGGGCAGTGGAGGTCCATTCCCGGTCCTGACGTGAAGAAAAAGCTCGAGGACGCCAAGGGACTGTGGCCAGAACTACTGCCagaagtgctatgggcatatcgcacaatgACAAAGACGAGCAGAGGAGAGATGCCTTACTCATTAGTCTATCGGACTAATATAGTAATACTAGTCAAAGTCGGAGAGCCCAGTTTGAGATACTCCCATGAAAGCGAGTCGAGGAATGATGAAAACAGAAGGCAGGACCTCGACAAAGCCGAAGAACAGAGAGATATGGCCTACATAAGGATGATCACCCAAAAACAACAGGCAGAACGCTACTATAACAAGAAGACCAAAGTCAGACCACTCAAAGTCGAGGACTACATACTTAAAGCCAAAACACAAGCAAGCAAAGACCTGCGGGAGGGTAAACTAGGAACAAATTGGGACGGCCCATACAAAATCATAGCAGCAGCAAACAAAGGGTCAtttcaactagaaacaatggaaggaaaaccgCTACCGAACAACTGGAACATCGTCCACTTCAAGTACTTCAACTTTTAAGAACAAGCGTCCTCCAAGTCATACTCCTTTTCCCTCGCCTGAGTTTTtttcccaattgggttttctcaaggaggtttttaacgagacgaCAAGGGGGACACTCCAAGTCGAAGTACAGACGAAAAAGGCACGGGACGGTCAGTTCATCGCCCAACCTCTCAACATATCTCCAGGTCGCccgatgaagggactagatagaccGAGACTGGAATGCTAGCCCGAAAAATATGTaaatttctacaagtatgagcaAAGCACAAATGTATGTTCGCCCATGTTTCCAGAACATTGCCTCAGTATATACTCGGCCCACGGCCAAAATTGAATAAAaaacattcaacctcgctcgaattaaaaaatgttcgacctcgttcgaattaaataacattcgacctcgttcgaataaaATAACATTCTACCTGGTTCAAATTAAAaaatattcgacctcgttcgaattaaaaAACATACGACCTCTTTCGAATTAAATAACATACGACGTCGTTCGAATTAaataacattcgacctcgttcgaattaaataacattcgacctcattcgaattaaaTAACATTCTCATTCGAAATAAAtaatattcgacctcgttcgaattaactgcGGGTTATATTCGACTTCATTCGAAGTAACACCCATACAGCCTCCGTCCATTGTTAAGTTTAACATACGTTCGACTTTGCATATATTAACTAAGTTACAATTCGAACTAAGCTCCGATTATGTTTGATCTTGGTTGAGTTTTAACACTTAATTAGCCCCAGGACATGACTACCTAAGTTCGGTATTTGACCTCGTTCAACACAAAAAAACAAGTTGTTACGACTAAAAAGAAGCCAAAAGGCAGAACCAGAGAAAGAAGCATACAAGCCCGAATAGAAGAAAATAACATTTCATACTTCAATATTCATTACAATGGCTAATAAAGACGCCCGCAAAAATATGCACAACTTACAAACAAAAGGAAGAACGATTACTCGCCACCTGACCCTACGGCATCATCTCCACCATCTCCCTCGGCGTACTCGTCCTCGTACCAAGCGTCCTGCTCAATCCTGTCCACATCCTCCTTGCCATCACCGGCCTCTAGGGTAGCAAGATCATAGCCAGTGATCCGAGCTGCACGAGCCTTAGTATGAACATCCTCAAATTTGGCTTCAAGAACTTTCCCTGCCATCATCAAACTTTTAAATATGTCCAGCTGGGCCTCAGCATGGATCCACTTCTCATATAAATCCCGCGGGACATCAGGAAAGGCAGAAGCATGAGAGGAGGATGGTTGAGCCAATAGCTGAGACTTCTAAGCCTTGAGAGCGGCGACTTGGTCTTCAAGACTAGAAACCTCTTTTTCAAGCTCCCATATCTGCTCATCAAGCTGAGCTTCCCTGAGCTTAGTCATCTCAAaatcttttgcccgctcaatcgAAGAACGTGGATCGCATCCTCCAAAGCCTCAACTTTTGTCAAAGTCGCCCGCGTAGCCAACTCGGCCTTCTCTTAGTCAGCCGCCCTCTCAGCAACCTCCATTGCTTTCTGGGCAACTTCGCCACCCAAAGCATCAGCCTTGACCAAACTTTGTTCGAGCTCGGCCCGCAGAGAGAGCACTTGATCGTGGAGGTCTGTGCACTAGGCCTCCACCCCCTGCTCACCTCGAGCTCCTCTTCTTTGTCCCTATGCGCCCCCTCGAGGATGCTGCATTTACTGATGACTCTCATTAGCTCATCATCTTTCTGCTTCAGCTCGTCCCTGATAGCTTAGAAATTGCAACTCTCGCCAAGCCGCCCACAGATCACGCGATGTTTGATGTGGTATTGACGGTACTTCCTCTCCATCTTATTAAAAATGGTTTTGCGCTTCTCCTCTCGGCGAACACTCTCAATCCCAAGATAATGGTCTAAAAATAGATGAAGAAAGTCAGtctaaaaaaagagaagggtgCAAGGCACAAAAACTAGAAGGATCGGAAAACTTACCTTAAGGGCGAGGCTGGCTATGCCCAACGACAGGGCAGCATCGTTCAACGTCTCTAGGGTCCTGCCCTCCACATCGGAACAAAGGGGAACCAAGGAAGGGACCATATCCTCCGTGTTCACCAACAGGTCACGATCCATAGGGACCACGATAGTACGAGTAGACCCTTCTAACCTTACTTCCACCCGAGTAAATCCCTCACTCAGCATCCACACCTCCTGGGGATCAATGTTAGAGCCAGTTTCATAATCGTCCTCGGCAATGACTTTTCCTCTCCCCTCAACCGATGAGGTAACATTGATCGGTCCCGAGGATGATGGCTCATTTCTTAGTACGGTGTCCGCAGCCTCAGACGACCCTCCAACTTCAACCTCAACCTCAGGTAAAGGAGCACCTTCTACGACCCCCGTAGATAGCGGGGCTTCGGATGATGGATTTGCGTCACTCTCAGGCGTAGCAATGGCCGGCTCACAATCGCCCCTTGTAGAGTCCACTACTCTAACTATTCCATTGCCGACATCCACAGACCTCTTCTTACGTGGAACCAAGTCCTCCTCACTCTGGGATGACTCGTTTACTAAATGGAGCACAAGAAGAGCCGAAGTCTTAGATGTTGAGGCTGCCGCTGGTCGAGTTGGTCTAGCTAAAGCCAAAGGCCAAACGGAGGTAGATGACCGGGTAGACCCAGTCGCGATCGCAGCCAAGGCAGATCCCGCTGTAGCGGTCGCTTGCCAGAATGCAGGAGTAGAAGCTCTCGAACTTCTCCGTGCTAACAACAAAATAAAGGAAGAAGGTCGAGATCAATCCCCACAAAGGTAAAAAGCGGCCAATTAGAAAGACACAACAACGAAGACCTAAAATAAGAAAAATTACCGGGGGCTTGGGTCCGAACTTCTCGCGGAAGGCCGACCATTCGCGAATCCCCACCGTATGAGGAAGGACCCGACTAACGCAGACGTGAATATCCTCGACCAAAGGAGGGGGTTCGACCTCAGCTGCATAAAGAAAAGGCAGTCAATACAATCAGAGTCGACCAACAAGAAGTACaatgaagaaaaaagaagaaagatacTTACGGGCGTAGTTCCAAAGCTCAGGGAACCCAAGGAGGTGTGATATAGGCagtctaccctaatgcaagcatcagTGGCTAATTCCACGGTTCGAATccatgacctataggtcacatggAGACAAGTTGACCATTTCTCCAAGGCTCTCTTTGACTGGAGACCCTTTATTTTGCTGATTAATTGGTTCTTTTCAGGATGTTTTGAGAGGATTCGATCAGGCCACAAACTTGATTCTTGATGAATCTCATGAAAGAGTATATTCAACAAAGGTACGCTTAATCCCATCTAAGAATGTATCAATCATGTCTAAGCATTTGCTAATAGTGATGTTCAGTTGCTaataaaaattaccttagaaCAATGTTCTGGATATACTATGTGGAATATTCTATTTATTACTTGCTATTCCCTTGGATATGAAGTCTCTTTCCAGCTCATTCATATTTACGAGAATTTTTTCAGTCATTACATAGCAGTCTAGTTTGTTGCTAGGAGTAGTACCTTCGCTCTAGTTTTGTTGCTAGGAGTACCTTAATATTTGAATGCTTGAAAAATATCTTCAGGTTCTACTTTCTATCTAAGTAGGTAGTTGTATCATCAAAAAATCCCAAAAAAGTACAAAGCGATATGCACCTGCACCGTGCTTGAGTCAAACAGGACTGCCGGTTGTGGGGCGCAACTATTATCTACTAGGACTACAAGTTTTTGGTGTTACAGGGAACAATTCATTTAGTTGTTCACTGCAATTTAAGAAATTCCCTCATTGTTGCATAATCTAAGGATTGAAGAGTGAGATAACATCTTGTTTTTAGCTTCATCTGATAATTGGGTATCATAATATCCTCGTGTGGTTTTCCTGAATGTCACGTTGTAACAAGATGCATTTGTACGATTGAAATTGTGTTTGCTAATAGGAGATTCATACTACACTAGCTGCTTTCGCACTAAGATTCTTTTTTCTCCATGCTTATAAGCAAGAATAGATTCCTTTTTCCTTCCTTCCCAATTATGTTGTGCTTTATTTGCCATCCTTGGTGTGTTGACTACTGCTAATCCTTAGCTTTAATGTGCAGAAAGGTGTGCAGCAAATTGTGTTG encodes the following:
- the LOC138871345 gene encoding sm-like protein LSM8; the encoded protein is MAGSQSPLVESTTLTIPLPTSTDLFLRGTKSSSLWDDSFTKWSTRRAEVLDVEAAAGRVGLAKAKGQTEDVLRGFDQATNLILDESHERVYSTKKGVQQIVLGLYIIRGDNISVVGELDEEQDANLDMSKLRAHPLKPVVH